The DNA region GGCCGCCTCCTTAGCAACGTCGTTCTGAGAATCGTAGATCACCGCCTCGTGCCCCAGCTCTTCCGCGCGCGATTTGGCGGCCTCCGCCAGCACAACGAACCAAGGATTGTTGAGCGTCGAAACCACGACCGCGATACGGCCATGCTGCGCGTTCTCGGCGGCGCCGTGGTCGACGTCCATCGGCTTATCGCCCCCCCCGGGCTCAGCGCAGCCCGTGGTGACGACCATCAACCAAAGCAGCATAAATGCGGCAGGATATTGAAAAGTTTTCATTGTGAGATGTGCGGAGAAGACGGACGATTCTGGAAGAGCGGAAACAAATTGGTCTTATGATCGACTTACAACACCCGAGCGACAGCGCGGCTCCAACCTTCGGTCAACTCCGCGACTTCACGCGCGTCACGGGTCGGAGAGAACTGACGCGTTGGACGGGGCATGCTACGCAGGGCGTTTAGTGAAGCCGCGGGGTCAGCCCCGGACAGGCCTAGACCGACCATCCCGGCCATGGCGGCGCCGAGCGCAGAGGACTGCGGCGTTCCCGAGACATGGACTTCCAGCCGGGTGATGTCGGCCACCATCTGCATCAACAGCCCATTGCGGGTCGGGCCGCCATCGACATTGAGCGAACGGGGCGCGACCCCGCTGGACTGCATCATCCCGAGCACGTCGTTTACTTGGTAGGCGATGGACTCAAGCGCAGCACGGACGACGTGCGCCCGATTGGTGTAGGCCGTCATGCCAACGATCGCCCCCCTTGCGTCGGGGCGCCAATAGGGGGCGCTCAGACCGGCGAACGCCGGAACCAGGTAGACTCCGCCGCAGTCCGCTACGCTAGACGCAATCTGCTCGGACTCTCCCGCGCTAGCGATTAAGCCCAACTGGTCCTTGAGCCAGGACAGCGTCGCCGCCGAGTTGCTGATGAGCCCTTCCCAAGCGTAGGTCGGCTTGCCATCGAGCACCCAGGCCAGCGCAGCGACGGCGCCGTTGTCCGGGAGCCGCGGCTCTGGGCCGATGTTCAACAGCACCGATGTGCCGGTGCCAAACGTGGCTTTGGCGTCCCCCGGCGAAAAGCAGCGTTGTGAGAAAAGCGACGCCTGCGAGTCTCCCATCACCCCACAGATCGGCGCCGGCGACTGCAAGGCGCCCGCGAAGTCACTGGCGCCAAAGTGTTCGCAACTTTCGCGAACGCCAGCCAGGGCGCAGGGTGGAACGCCGAACAACCCGCAAAGTTCGGGATCCCATGCCAGCGTCTTGATGTTGAACAGAAGGGTGCGGCTAGCGTTCGTGTGGTCGGTCGCAAATATCCGCCCGGCGGTAAGGCGGTAGATCAGGTACGTATCGATCGTCCCGACTAGCGCCTCGCGGCTGCGAAGCTTGTTGGCGATGCCGGGACGCTCGCGGACGAGCCACGCAAGCTTCGAAGCAGAAAAATACGCGTCAAGCTTGAGGCCCGTCCGATCTTGAACAGAGGCCTCATGCCCGGCGTCCCTAAGCTCTTGACAGATCGCGTCGCTGCGGCGGCACTGCCACACGATGGCTGGCGTTAGCGGTTCACCGGTCGCCCGATCGAAGACGACGACCGTCTCGCGCTGGTTCGTGATGCTAACGCACTGCAGCCCTTGCAAGTGCTCCGTGTCGCGGTCGCACAAGCGTCGTACGACCAGCAGGACGTTCTGCCAGATCTCTTCACAGTCGTGCTCCACCCAACCCGGGCGTGGGTAGTGCTGGGCGTGTGGGAGCGATTCCGAATCGATCACCGCGCCGTCCATGCCAAACAGCAGCGCTTTGGTCGCCGACGTGCTCTGGTCGATGGCCAGGATACACTTCATCGTACGGCCTCCGCGCCTTCACATGCGCCTACTGCCGCGGCACAGATCCCTTCCATCGAGATCCCGTAGTGACGGAAGATGTCGGCCTGACTGCCTGTGACCGTGTCCTCGTCCGGCAGACCCATGATCTTCAACAGCGGCGCGCCGCCCGCCTGCGCCAGCACGCCGGCGACCGCTTCCCCAAGCCCGCCGTGAACCGAGTGTTCTTCTGCGGTAACGATTGCGCGGCAGGAGCGGGTCGCGTCGAGCACAGCCTCGACGTCGAGCGGCTTGACGGTGTGCATGCTGAGCACGCGGCAGCTAAGCCCTGACTCTGCTTCTAGCTTTGCGGCGGCCAGCAGACAGTGCACAACCGTTTCGCCCGTGCCGATCAGGGCGACCTCATCCCCCTCTCGCAACGTCGCGGCTTGGCCCGGGCAGAAACCGCCGGTGGACCGCGGGAGGCCGTACATCTTTGCCTTGCCGAATCGAAGGTAGACCGGCCTATCGTGCTCGGCGGCCCATTTCACGGCCTCGGAGGTCTCGTAGTTGTCTGCCGGCGCCAGGATTGTAATGTTGTGGATCGCCCGCAGCGCGGCGAAGTCGTGTAGGGAATGGTGGGTGCTTCCCAAGGCGCCGTAGCTGACCCCGGCGCTGATGCCGACAAGCGTTGCGGGGACATTTGAGTAGCAGACGTCGTTCTTGATCTGCTCGAGCGCCCGAGCCGTGAGAAAGCAGGCGGGCGACACGGCGAAGGCGCGTTTCCCGACCGACGCCAACCCGGCCGCGATTCCGACCAGGTTCTGCTCGGCGATGCCGACCTCGAAGAGCTGCTCCGGCAGCGCCTCGCCAAACGGCTGCAGCTTGCCGCTGCCGCGCGAATCGCTGGTGACAGCCACAACGTTGCGGTCGCCACGGGCCAGGGCCAGGAGCGTGTCGGCGAATACATCCAGGTTCGCCCGCGCCATGGTTAGGCCGAGTCGCACCGCATAGGCCTGGGCTTCGGTTGAGTAGACGCTGGGGGCGGGGGCGCTCATCTCCTGGCCTCCAACAAGGCTTGCTCGGCAGCGGTCAGTTCGCGCATGGCGCCCTCGTACTCGTCC from Pirellulimonas nuda includes:
- a CDS encoding transketolase family protein, which codes for MSAPAPSVYSTEAQAYAVRLGLTMARANLDVFADTLLALARGDRNVVAVTSDSRGSGKLQPFGEALPEQLFEVGIAEQNLVGIAAGLASVGKRAFAVSPACFLTARALEQIKNDVCYSNVPATLVGISAGVSYGALGSTHHSLHDFAALRAIHNITILAPADNYETSEAVKWAAEHDRPVYLRFGKAKMYGLPRSTGGFCPGQAATLREGDEVALIGTGETVVHCLLAAAKLEAESGLSCRVLSMHTVKPLDVEAVLDATRSCRAIVTAEEHSVHGGLGEAVAGVLAQAGGAPLLKIMGLPDEDTVTGSQADIFRHYGISMEGICAAAVGACEGAEAVR
- a CDS encoding FGGY family carbohydrate kinase produces the protein MKCILAIDQSTSATKALLFGMDGAVIDSESLPHAQHYPRPGWVEHDCEEIWQNVLLVVRRLCDRDTEHLQGLQCVSITNQRETVVVFDRATGEPLTPAIVWQCRRSDAICQELRDAGHEASVQDRTGLKLDAYFSASKLAWLVRERPGIANKLRSREALVGTIDTYLIYRLTAGRIFATDHTNASRTLLFNIKTLAWDPELCGLFGVPPCALAGVRESCEHFGASDFAGALQSPAPICGVMGDSQASLFSQRCFSPGDAKATFGTGTSVLLNIGPEPRLPDNGAVAALAWVLDGKPTYAWEGLISNSAATLSWLKDQLGLIASAGESEQIASSVADCGGVYLVPAFAGLSAPYWRPDARGAIVGMTAYTNRAHVVRAALESIAYQVNDVLGMMQSSGVAPRSLNVDGGPTRNGLLMQMVADITRLEVHVSGTPQSSALGAAMAGMVGLGLSGADPAASLNALRSMPRPTRQFSPTRDAREVAELTEGWSRAVARVL